The following is a genomic window from Actinomadura rubteroloni.
CCGGCGCGCTGGAGCCGGACGCGGTTGGCGAGCGTGCCGAAGTAGTGCCCGAGGTGCAGCGGGCCGGTCGGCCGGTCGCCGGTCATGATCCGGAACGCGGACGGACGGGCGGCGACGCGGGCGTCGAGGTCTTCGAGGTCGTTCACGAGTCAGCTCCCTGTGCGGTGGTCGGGGCCGTGCCCGGACGGGCGCCGCGCGGGGAGCGAGGGCGGACCGTCCGGAGACGGCCCGCCGAGCGTGCGGAGATCGGTGGCCGTCGCTAGGACGGCCACCAGGCCAGGCACGCGTGGCGTTGCATGGGCTCAGGATAGCCCGTTCCGAAGCGGATCGTCCGCGACGGGATCGTCCCGGTTACGCTGGAGGCATGACCACACCGGCCCCGGTCCGCGCGCTGCCGGACCTGTCGTTCCTGTTCAACCACGCCGCGCACGTCCTGCGGACGCAGATGGCGGCGGCGCTGGCCGAGGTCGGGCTGACGTCGCGGATGCACTGCGTGCTCGTCCACGCGCTGGAGGAGGAGCGCACGCAGATCCAGCTCGCCGAGATCGGCGACATGGACAAGACGACGATGGTCGCGACCGTGGACGCGCTGGAGAAGGCGGGCCTGGCCGAGCGGCGGCCGTCCAGCCGGGACCGCCGCGCCCGCGTCATCCGGGTAACGCCGGCGGGCGCCGAGGCGGCGGCGCGCAGCCAGGAGATCGTCGACCGCGTCCACGGCGCGGTCCTGGACGCGCTGCCGGAGGACGAGCGGGCGGTGTTCGTGCGCGCGATGAACCGGCTGGTGGACGGGCATCTGGCGGTCCCGGCGGCCGCGCCCGCGACGCGCCGGGCGCGGGAGCGCAGCACCTGATCCGGATTTAGATCGTCTGTTACCGAACTATCTGTTACGGTCTCTCTTGTCGTCCCCGAAGGAGAGACCGATGGACCTTTCCCAGCCCCGCGCCCGGGGGCTCGCGCTCGCCGTCCTCTGCGCGAGCATGCTGATGATCATCCTGGACGGCAGCGTCGTCAGCGTGGCGCTGCCCGCCATCCAGGACGGCCTCGGCTTCACCGACGGCGGCCTGACCTGGACCGTCAACGCCTACATGATCGCCTTCGGCGGCCTGCTGCTGCTGTCGGGACGGCTCGGCGACCTCCTCGGCCGCCGGACGGTCTTCGTCGCCGGACTCGCCGTCTTCACCCTCGCCTCGCTGCTGTGCGGGATCGCCGCGAGCCCGGCCGCGCTCGTCGCGGCGCGGTTCCTCCAGGGCGCCGGGGGCGCGCTGGCCTCGGCCGTCGCGCTCGGGATGCTCGTCACGATCTTCACCGGGCCGCGCGAGCGGGGCCGGGCGCTCGGCGCGTTCGCGTTCGTCGGCGCGGCCGGCGCGTCGATCGGGCAGGTGCTCGGCGGCGTGCTCGCCGACCGGCTCGGCTGGCACTGGATCTTCCTGGTCAACCTGCCGATCGGGGCTGCGGCGATCGTCCTCGCGCTGCGCGTGCTGCCCGCCGACCCCGGGCTCGGGCTGCGGGCGGGCGCGGACGCGCTCGGGGCGGTCCTCGCGACGTCCGGGCTGATGCTCGCCGTCTACACGATCGTCCAGACCGGCGAGCACGGCTGGACGTCGGCGCGGACGCTCCTGCTCGGCGGCGTCGCGGCGCTGCTGCTCGCGGGGTTCGTCGTCCGGCAGGCCACCGCCGCGACCCCGCTGCTGCCGCTGCGGATGTTCCGCTCGCGCAATGTGTGGGGGGCCAATCTCGTCCAGCTGCTGCTCATCGGCGCACTGTTCAGCTTTCAGTTCTTCATCGCGCTGTACTTGCAGCGCGTGCTCGGTTACGGCGCCACCGCGACGGGGTTCGCGATGCTCCCCGCAGCCGTCGCGATCGGTGCGGCGTCGCTGCTGTTGTCCGCGCGGCTCTCGGCGCGG
Proteins encoded in this region:
- a CDS encoding DHA2 family efflux MFS transporter permease subunit, yielding MDLSQPRARGLALAVLCASMLMIILDGSVVSVALPAIQDGLGFTDGGLTWTVNAYMIAFGGLLLLSGRLGDLLGRRTVFVAGLAVFTLASLLCGIAASPAALVAARFLQGAGGALASAVALGMLVTIFTGPRERGRALGAFAFVGAAGASIGQVLGGVLADRLGWHWIFLVNLPIGAAAIVLALRVLPADPGLGLRAGADALGAVLATSGLMLAVYTIVQTGEHGWTSARTLLLGGVAALLLAGFVVRQATAATPLLPLRMFRSRNVWGANLVQLLLIGALFSFQFFIALYLQRVLGYGATATGFAMLPAAVAIGAASLLLSARLSARFGERAVLLAGLVLLLASRYFLLVLPVDGSYLTDVLPLMVLCFGAGLAMPALTGLGMSGARPEDAGIASGLFNTSQQIGAALGVAVASTVAGRTPGTTPDALNDGYRHAFGVGAVLLVAAFAVALTVLRRVRPAITTEPASIKETVR
- a CDS encoding MarR family winged helix-turn-helix transcriptional regulator, translating into MTTPAPVRALPDLSFLFNHAAHVLRTQMAAALAEVGLTSRMHCVLVHALEEERTQIQLAEIGDMDKTTMVATVDALEKAGLAERRPSSRDRRARVIRVTPAGAEAAARSQEIVDRVHGAVLDALPEDERAVFVRAMNRLVDGHLAVPAAAPATRRARERST